In Sphingobacterium thalpophilum, a genomic segment contains:
- a CDS encoding helix-turn-helix domain-containing protein: MNALGKKIRLLRHQKGWSQEDVAKRLDISIPAFSKIETGITDVNLSRLNQISKLFNLTVVQLLSTSDSEEDKEYVNEVNALTQKLQQRDSEVIELQKKVIDLYEQLHKR; encoded by the coding sequence ATGAATGCATTAGGAAAAAAAATCAGATTACTTAGACACCAAAAGGGGTGGAGTCAAGAGGATGTTGCAAAACGATTGGATATCTCAATCCCAGCATTTTCTAAAATTGAAACAGGGATTACAGATGTGAATTTGTCTCGCCTGAATCAAATCTCAAAATTATTCAATTTGACAGTTGTTCAACTTTTATCTACCTCTGATTCTGAAGAAGACAAAGAGTATGTAAATGAGGTGAATGCTTTGACGCAAAAATTACAACAACGCGATAGCGAAGTAATTGAATTGCAGAAAAAGGTTATTGATCTTTATGAGCAATTGCACAAAAGATAA
- the prmA gene encoding 50S ribosomal protein L11 methyltransferase → MKYVEVIFQMRSGEEWQKDLLISDLADIGFDTFEDTESGFAAYISAANLDLQALETLMLQPYEGLEVDYKIQEIENQNWNKLWESNFNPIEVGGQCYVRATFHEAKPEFPYEIIIDPKMSFGTGHHQTTSMMLQYILENDFMGKQVLDMGCGTGILAILASKKGANAVLAVDYDEICVESVIENRALNHVEHIEALCGSYEVLAGRVFDVILANINRNILLEQLPQYALSIRTRGELYLSGFYEQEDLAILSDAATTLGFEFISNKVLNNWCAAKFVKR, encoded by the coding sequence ATGAAATACGTAGAGGTTATCTTTCAAATGCGATCAGGTGAAGAATGGCAGAAGGATTTGTTGATATCTGATTTGGCTGATATTGGCTTTGATACTTTTGAGGATACCGAATCTGGATTTGCAGCTTATATTTCAGCTGCAAATCTTGACTTGCAAGCATTAGAAACACTGATGCTTCAACCTTATGAAGGCCTGGAGGTCGATTATAAGATACAGGAAATAGAAAATCAGAATTGGAATAAATTGTGGGAAAGCAATTTCAACCCAATAGAGGTAGGAGGGCAATGCTATGTGCGTGCAACTTTTCATGAGGCCAAACCTGAGTTTCCCTATGAAATCATTATAGATCCGAAGATGTCTTTTGGAACAGGCCATCATCAAACAACTTCGATGATGCTTCAGTATATTTTGGAGAATGATTTTATGGGCAAGCAGGTTTTGGACATGGGCTGCGGTACAGGGATACTGGCCATTTTGGCATCAAAAAAAGGCGCGAATGCTGTATTGGCTGTGGATTATGATGAGATATGTGTTGAAAGTGTAATCGAAAATAGGGCACTCAATCATGTTGAGCATATCGAAGCGCTCTGTGGATCTTACGAAGTTTTGGCCGGTCGGGTCTTTGATGTGATTTTGGCAAATATTAACCGTAACATTCTTTTAGAACAATTACCTCAGTATGCCCTGAGCATTCGTACAAGGGGTGAGCTGTACCTAAGTGGTTTCTATGAGCAGGAAGATTTAGCAATCTTAAGCGATGCGGCGACCACATTGGGTTTTGAGTTTATCTCCAATAAAGTTTTAAATAATTGGTGTGCAGCCAAGTTTGTGAAGCGATAA
- a CDS encoding peptide MFS transporter: protein MEVSTRESLEEIQNFDGKYPKQIWSLFFSEMWERFCFYGMRGMLVFFMITQLNFAEKDANLQYGATQAFVYAFTFIGGLFADKILGFRKSLFWGGLLMIVGSLFLAADPHKYFFFGLSFIIIGTGFFKPNISTMVGELYKKGDVRRDGGFSLFYAGINLGAFLGGYICVAIGKGYMLTSIISEGHRWNVAFGLAAVGMLVSLVNFHFTKRHLGPIGLQPGNPDAIVKTKALPKWVEYAVYIATLIFIPIIQIMVSKTQYTDYFMYTIGPLTLLYLFYEMSKVTAEERKKLIAALVFILFSIIFWGIYEQSGGSLSIFAAKHLNDSLLGVMTLDPNGVNNSGGALFIIALAPLFGLFWIWLGKRKLEPNTIIKFGLGFVFLGLGYYVLFATRLFAHDGMTSLDVFTLALLVITVGELCLSPIGLSIMTKLSPARLQGIMMGMWFLASAYGQYVAGLIGASMAEAKEGSSLADKLVTYTESYKQLGLYSLIAGVVLIALSPVVRKLMGNVK from the coding sequence ATGGAGGTTAGTACAAGGGAATCGCTAGAAGAGATTCAAAATTTTGACGGAAAGTACCCAAAGCAAATCTGGAGTTTGTTTTTTTCCGAGATGTGGGAAAGGTTCTGTTTCTATGGTATGCGCGGTATGTTGGTGTTCTTTATGATCACACAATTAAACTTTGCTGAAAAGGATGCCAATTTACAATATGGAGCGACACAGGCATTTGTTTATGCGTTTACATTTATAGGTGGGCTGTTTGCAGACAAAATTCTTGGTTTTAGAAAGTCTTTATTCTGGGGTGGCTTATTGATGATCGTAGGGAGCTTATTTCTTGCAGCAGATCCGCATAAGTATTTCTTTTTTGGTTTATCATTTATCATTATAGGTACCGGTTTTTTTAAACCCAACATATCGACGATGGTAGGCGAGCTGTATAAAAAAGGTGATGTTCGTCGTGATGGTGGTTTTTCATTGTTTTATGCGGGAATAAATTTAGGTGCATTCTTAGGCGGATATATCTGTGTTGCGATCGGTAAAGGATATATGCTGACGTCAATTATTTCTGAGGGACATCGTTGGAATGTTGCTTTTGGCTTGGCGGCGGTAGGAATGTTGGTTAGTTTAGTGAATTTTCATTTCACTAAAAGACATTTGGGGCCAATTGGACTTCAGCCGGGTAACCCTGATGCGATTGTAAAAACAAAGGCACTTCCAAAATGGGTAGAATATGCTGTATATATTGCCACGTTGATTTTTATCCCTATCATTCAGATCATGGTGTCAAAAACGCAGTATACAGACTATTTTATGTACACAATTGGCCCATTGACGCTGTTGTATCTTTTCTATGAAATGTCTAAAGTGACTGCTGAAGAGCGGAAGAAATTAATTGCTGCCTTGGTGTTTATTCTTTTCTCGATTATCTTTTGGGGAATATATGAGCAAAGTGGCGGTTCCTTAAGCATCTTTGCTGCTAAGCATTTGAATGATTCCTTATTGGGCGTTATGACGCTCGATCCAAATGGTGTTAACAATTCAGGTGGAGCGTTATTTATTATTGCATTAGCACCTCTTTTTGGCCTTTTTTGGATTTGGCTGGGCAAGCGTAAACTTGAGCCAAATACCATTATTAAGTTTGGTCTTGGTTTTGTTTTCTTGGGATTAGGTTATTATGTTCTATTTGCTACGCGTTTATTCGCTCACGATGGTATGACCTCATTGGATGTCTTTACCCTTGCGCTGCTTGTGATTACCGTTGGGGAGCTTTGTCTATCACCAATTGGTCTTTCCATTATGACGAAATTGTCTCCAGCAAGATTACAAGGTATCATGATGGGCATGTGGTTCTTGGCAAGTGCTTACGGTCAATACGTAGCAGGCTTGATTGGTGCTAGTATGGCTGAAGCTAAGGAAGGAAGTTCATTGGCGGATAAACTGGTGACTTATACGGAGAGTTATAAACAATTGGGCTTATATTCTTTGATTGCTGGTGTGGTGCTTATAGCCTTATCTCCTGTTGTACGTAAATTGATGGGGAATGTAAAGTAA
- a CDS encoding acyl-ACP desaturase, protein MQELPLNLPEGSRKEVMAYLEPFMLNEMSEYLKPVEDMWQPADFLPDSSRDTFFEEVKELQESAKELSYDLVAVLVGDTITEEALPTYESWLTMVEDVDKNEQGGWMKWVRAWTAEENRHGDLLNKYLYLSGRIDMRQFEMSTQYLIQDGFDIGTGADPYRNFIYTSFQELATNVSHRRVSGLSKKSGDKLLAKMCGVIASDEARHAKAYMSFISKAITVDPSEVMIAFEDMMRKKIVMPAQFLREAGEPQGEAFAHFSDAAQRLGVYTALDYVDILKDLNNEWQIDQVTGLNDKGEKARDYLLKLPDRLARLADRMKVPEKDYKFKWIY, encoded by the coding sequence ATGCAAGAATTACCTCTAAATTTACCAGAAGGCTCACGTAAAGAAGTGATGGCCTATTTGGAACCGTTCATGCTCAATGAGATGAGCGAATACCTGAAGCCTGTTGAAGACATGTGGCAACCTGCCGATTTTCTTCCAGATTCTTCTAGGGACACTTTTTTTGAGGAAGTAAAAGAGTTGCAGGAAAGTGCAAAAGAACTCTCTTATGATTTGGTCGCAGTATTAGTTGGAGACACCATTACCGAAGAGGCCCTTCCAACGTACGAATCATGGTTGACCATGGTAGAAGATGTTGACAAAAACGAACAGGGTGGATGGATGAAATGGGTACGCGCTTGGACGGCTGAAGAAAACCGCCACGGTGACCTGTTGAACAAATACCTTTATTTGTCAGGCAGAATAGACATGCGTCAATTTGAAATGTCTACGCAATATCTTATTCAAGACGGTTTTGATATCGGTACTGGTGCAGACCCTTACCGGAATTTTATTTATACTTCATTTCAGGAATTGGCAACCAACGTTTCCCACCGCCGTGTATCTGGGCTTTCTAAAAAAAGCGGTGATAAACTTTTGGCAAAAATGTGTGGTGTCATCGCATCTGATGAAGCACGCCATGCCAAAGCCTATATGTCTTTTATTTCAAAGGCAATCACAGTAGACCCGAGTGAAGTCATGATTGCATTTGAGGATATGATGCGCAAAAAAATCGTTATGCCAGCACAATTTTTAAGAGAAGCAGGCGAACCTCAAGGAGAAGCTTTTGCACATTTCTCTGATGCAGCTCAACGACTGGGTGTATATACTGCCTTAGACTATGTTGATATATTGAAAGACCTAAACAACGAATGGCAAATAGATCAAGTCACAGGGCTGAATGATAAAGGCGAGAAAGCGAGAGATTATCTACTAAAACTACCCGATCGTTTGGCTAGACTGGCTGATCGGATGAAGGTTCCAGAAAAAGATTATAAATTCAAATGGATTTATTAA
- a CDS encoding Mur ligase domain-containing protein — MRIHFIAIGGSVMHNLAISLAKQGHQVTGSDDQIVEPSRSHLIEAGLLPNQLGWFEEKVTEDIDAVILGAHAQADNPELKRAQELGLKIYSFPEFIQELSQDKIRVVIAGSYGKTTITSMVMHVMRFLGKEFDYLVGAQLRGFDKLVDITKHNKIIIIEGDEYVSSKIDPKSKFLYYKPNIALISGIVWNEFNSKISQEEYIKQFEDFIDSIPPKGTLIYNKEDVVLQKVLQDTKDCKINRHGYKIPDYTINKGVTYINTPDGDVPLQVFGKHNLSNIAGAYTICEWLGIKKKEFFEAIKSFNTSIRYLEFVASSEGSVVYQDYACNADKVKSSIHAVKEQFPNQKLVTIIELNSYDSLDSSFLLQYANSMKESDVSVVYVNINSCKELNKDIESVPNNIKDNFNNPDLEVVVSLDGLYSFLDGVKSKGYNLLLMSLNNYNGVNLSVLADRFFRDF, encoded by the coding sequence ATGCGGATTCATTTTATAGCAATAGGTGGTAGTGTGATGCATAACCTTGCTATTTCATTGGCAAAACAAGGGCATCAAGTGACCGGTTCTGACGATCAGATCGTAGAGCCCTCCCGTTCTCATTTGATTGAAGCAGGATTGCTTCCTAATCAATTGGGGTGGTTTGAAGAAAAAGTGACGGAGGATATTGATGCTGTGATCTTGGGCGCTCATGCCCAGGCAGATAATCCTGAATTAAAGCGGGCCCAGGAATTAGGTCTTAAAATTTATTCTTTTCCAGAATTTATACAAGAGCTTTCGCAGGATAAAATCCGGGTGGTTATCGCTGGAAGTTACGGTAAGACAACCATAACGAGCATGGTGATGCACGTTATGCGATTTCTAGGAAAAGAATTTGACTATTTGGTAGGGGCTCAATTAAGAGGCTTTGATAAGTTGGTCGATATTACTAAGCATAATAAGATTATTATTATCGAAGGAGATGAATATGTTTCATCCAAGATTGATCCGAAGTCAAAGTTTTTGTATTATAAACCGAATATAGCCTTAATTTCGGGTATTGTATGGAATGAGTTTAACTCGAAAATATCACAAGAGGAATATATTAAACAATTTGAAGATTTTATTGACTCAATTCCGCCTAAAGGTACCTTAATTTATAATAAGGAAGATGTTGTTTTACAGAAGGTTCTTCAAGATACGAAAGATTGTAAGATCAATAGACATGGCTATAAGATTCCAGATTATACAATTAATAAGGGGGTAACCTATATTAATACACCGGATGGAGATGTTCCTTTGCAAGTGTTTGGCAAGCACAACCTATCTAATATTGCTGGGGCCTATACGATCTGCGAATGGTTGGGGATCAAAAAAAAGGAGTTCTTTGAGGCTATAAAAAGTTTTAATACTTCGATTCGTTATTTGGAATTTGTTGCAAGCTCGGAAGGATCGGTGGTTTATCAGGATTATGCCTGTAATGCGGATAAAGTGAAGTCAAGTATTCACGCCGTGAAAGAGCAATTTCCTAATCAGAAATTGGTCACAATTATCGAATTAAACTCGTATGATAGTTTAGATTCTTCCTTTTTGTTACAATATGCAAACTCGATGAAAGAGTCGGATGTATCTGTGGTCTACGTGAATATAAATTCTTGTAAAGAACTTAATAAAGATATCGAAAGTGTCCCAAATAATATTAAAGATAATTTTAATAATCCTGATTTAGAGGTTGTTGTAAGTTTAGACGGACTCTATTCATTTTTAGATGGTGTCAAATCAAAGGGCTACAATTTACTTCTTATGAGTTTAAATAATTATAATGGGGTTAATTTGTCCGTGCTGGCTGATCGGTTTTTTAGAGATTTTTAG
- a CDS encoding peptide MFS transporter, with amino-acid sequence MGRLNGDITTSPSTDFFKSNVLGQRSGLFVLFFTEMWERFSFYGMRVLLMQFLTAAVIQGSPFSGWSWTAQQAGALYGTYAMMLYLTPIIGGIIADKYIGSRKAVIIGSAIMTLGHAAMAFDTSIMFFLGLVCLVIGTGFFKPNMPSILGEMYKDLPEKKDGAYTIFYMGVNAGAFFGMMLCGYIAETYGWHWGFGLAGIFMLLGTLQFVFAKPLMGNLGVLNKSTSGEHKVIAEDTDTRNPFTIRDYVLIAIVSIIGFVYAFNDPLSKNGIRDVFAALDTPFLRGQYIMVIVALILFIYLVVTRILRYDKVVRDRMFAVVLLAFFLVFFFMSFEQGATSLVLVARDNIDRSLTGAALTTFNVVNGLLTIVPLSIISWVLIKLAKVTWNKIAISNIVLFICFGLIWGAVIWMLYNEFNKEASEIKVSWFSILNSFFIIALASSVSKIWESKYNPSAAFKYGFGLILVAIGFLIIGLGSIGISQGAKISMVFLVLTYLFHTLGELFISPVGLSYVSKLVPARMLAFMFGIWYLAIAIAQKLAAALGGQVETIQEEHSLSYFFFLFTAIPALAGLLVMLFNPLIKRLMHGIK; translated from the coding sequence ATGGGGAGATTAAACGGGGATATTACGACTAGCCCGTCGACTGATTTTTTTAAGTCAAATGTATTGGGACAGCGTTCAGGGCTTTTTGTCCTTTTCTTTACTGAAATGTGGGAACGTTTTTCGTTCTACGGGATGCGTGTACTCTTAATGCAGTTTTTAACTGCTGCAGTTATTCAAGGTAGTCCTTTCTCTGGATGGTCCTGGACTGCACAACAAGCTGGAGCACTTTATGGGACCTATGCCATGATGCTCTATTTAACTCCTATTATAGGAGGGATTATAGCGGATAAATATATTGGATCACGTAAAGCTGTGATCATCGGTTCGGCGATTATGACGCTTGGCCATGCTGCCATGGCCTTTGATACTTCGATTATGTTTTTCCTTGGTTTAGTGTGTCTAGTTATCGGAACGGGTTTCTTCAAGCCTAACATGCCATCTATCTTAGGTGAGATGTATAAAGATCTGCCAGAAAAAAAAGACGGCGCTTATACCATATTTTATATGGGGGTCAATGCCGGTGCTTTCTTTGGTATGATGCTATGTGGATATATTGCCGAAACTTATGGCTGGCATTGGGGATTCGGTTTGGCTGGTATCTTTATGCTTTTGGGAACACTGCAGTTTGTTTTCGCAAAACCACTCATGGGAAATCTTGGTGTTTTAAATAAGTCCACCTCTGGGGAGCATAAAGTTATCGCTGAGGATACGGATACAAGAAATCCATTTACCATACGGGATTATGTATTGATCGCGATCGTTTCTATTATTGGTTTTGTATACGCTTTTAATGACCCCTTGTCTAAAAATGGGATTCGTGATGTGTTTGCTGCGTTGGATACGCCGTTTCTAAGAGGGCAGTATATAATGGTCATTGTGGCGTTGATTCTCTTTATTTATCTTGTTGTTACTCGGATATTGCGTTACGACAAAGTGGTGCGGGATCGGATGTTCGCAGTTGTGCTGTTGGCTTTTTTCTTGGTCTTCTTTTTTATGAGCTTTGAGCAGGGAGCAACTTCATTAGTTCTTGTGGCTAGAGATAATATTGATAGATCACTTACTGGTGCTGCATTGACGACCTTTAATGTGGTAAATGGTTTATTGACGATTGTACCGCTTTCAATTATCTCTTGGGTTCTGATTAAATTGGCAAAAGTAACCTGGAACAAAATTGCCATTTCAAATATCGTATTGTTTATCTGTTTTGGGTTGATTTGGGGAGCAGTAATCTGGATGTTGTACAATGAGTTCAATAAAGAAGCATCAGAAATCAAAGTTTCTTGGTTCTCTATTCTAAACTCATTTTTTATCATTGCACTTGCCTCTTCGGTATCCAAAATTTGGGAGTCGAAGTATAATCCATCGGCGGCCTTTAAATATGGTTTTGGACTGATCTTGGTTGCGATAGGATTTTTGATTATTGGATTAGGATCAATAGGAATAAGTCAGGGGGCTAAAATCTCTATGGTATTTTTGGTGCTGACCTATTTGTTCCATACATTGGGTGAATTATTTATTTCACCGGTAGGCCTCTCTTACGTATCGAAATTGGTGCCTGCGCGCATGCTTGCATTTATGTTTGGCATCTGGTACTTGGCAATCGCTATTGCGCAGAAACTTGCTGCAGCATTGGGGGGACAAGTGGAGACCATTCAAGAGGAACACTCCTTGAGTTACTTCTTCTTTTTATTTACAGCAATTCCTGCCTTAGCAGGCCTGTTAGTAATGCTGTTTAATCCATTGATTAAACGATTGATGCACGGAATTAAATAA
- a CDS encoding DUF2853 family protein yields the protein MSKLDEKIAAYVAESKKLGLSLDEAFIAKVTKGIGPSIYNADSETIAASDPEELNRVKQNFLIKKLGLKDGPDLDKALEEVITAIGKSNKNKYRVLVYALLAKKFKKESVYQ from the coding sequence ATGAGCAAATTAGATGAAAAAATTGCTGCATATGTTGCAGAATCAAAAAAGCTAGGCTTATCATTAGATGAAGCATTTATTGCAAAAGTAACAAAAGGAATAGGACCTTCCATTTACAATGCAGACTCGGAAACCATTGCTGCATCAGATCCCGAAGAACTTAACCGTGTCAAACAAAACTTTTTGATCAAAAAATTAGGTCTAAAAGATGGCCCTGATTTAGACAAGGCACTAGAGGAAGTGATTACCGCTATTGGCAAATCCAATAAAAATAAATACCGTGTATTAGTATATGCTTTATTGGCAAAGAAATTCAAAAAAGAATCTGTTTACCAATAA
- a CDS encoding cysteine desulfurase produces MEKFNIDKIRADFPILKREVNGKPLVYLDNGATTQKPSSVINSIVHYYTDMNSNVHRGVHYLSQISTDAFEVTRKKVQAFINAAEDKEIIITKGTTDGINLIATCYGRAFIHEGDEIIISAMEHHSNIVPWQMLCDEKGCKIRVIPMNDKGELDMDAYSNLFNEKTKLVAVTYVSNSLGTINPVREMISIAHGHGAVVLVDAAQAVQHIQIDVQKLDVDFLVFSGHKMYGPTGVGVLYGKEELLNAMPPYQGGGDMIKEVTFEKTTYNELPFKFEAGTPNIEAGICLNEAIDYINSIGLENIEAYEHDLLQYATEKLAEIPGMRFIGTAEQKCSVISFVIDGTHPYDVGVILDKLGIAVRTGHHCAQPVMDRFGIPGTIRASLAVYNTKEEIDILVAGIQRAVNMLV; encoded by the coding sequence TTGGAAAAATTTAATATAGATAAAATACGTGCCGATTTTCCGATTCTGAAGAGAGAGGTCAATGGTAAACCATTGGTTTATTTGGATAACGGCGCGACAACACAGAAGCCGAGTTCTGTCATCAATTCTATTGTACATTATTATACAGATATGAATAGTAATGTGCATCGGGGCGTACATTATCTTAGTCAGATATCGACGGACGCTTTTGAGGTGACTCGAAAAAAAGTTCAGGCTTTCATCAATGCTGCTGAAGATAAGGAAATCATTATCACCAAAGGAACAACAGATGGAATAAATCTGATTGCAACTTGTTATGGCAGAGCTTTTATCCACGAAGGTGATGAGATTATTATCTCAGCGATGGAACACCATTCTAATATTGTGCCTTGGCAGATGCTTTGTGATGAAAAGGGCTGTAAAATTCGGGTCATTCCGATGAATGATAAAGGTGAGCTTGATATGGATGCCTACAGCAATTTGTTTAATGAGAAAACCAAATTAGTTGCTGTAACCTATGTTTCAAACTCCCTTGGGACAATCAATCCTGTGCGTGAGATGATTTCAATTGCTCATGGACATGGTGCTGTTGTTTTAGTCGATGCTGCGCAGGCTGTTCAACATATACAGATTGATGTTCAAAAGCTGGATGTAGATTTTCTGGTATTTTCCGGACATAAAATGTACGGTCCTACAGGTGTAGGAGTGTTATATGGCAAAGAGGAGCTATTGAACGCGATGCCACCTTATCAAGGTGGTGGAGATATGATTAAAGAGGTTACTTTTGAAAAAACGACCTATAATGAATTGCCTTTTAAATTTGAGGCGGGTACGCCTAATATTGAAGCCGGTATCTGTTTGAACGAGGCCATCGATTATATCAATTCAATAGGTCTGGAAAATATCGAGGCCTACGAACATGATTTGTTGCAATACGCTACGGAGAAGTTGGCTGAAATTCCGGGCATGCGGTTTATTGGAACGGCCGAGCAGAAATGTTCCGTTATTTCATTTGTAATTGATGGCACGCATCCTTACGACGTTGGTGTGATCTTGGATAAATTGGGGATCGCTGTACGTACAGGCCATCATTGTGCCCAACCTGTCATGGATAGGTTCGGTATTCCGGGAACTATTCGTGCTTCTTTAGCCGTATATAATACAAAAGAGGAAATAGATATTTTGGTCGCCGGTATCCAACGCGCGGTCAATATGTTGGTTTAA
- a CDS encoding putative sugar nucleotidyl transferase, translated as MKIFFTDCFDSIQLLDKLSSPLTTFDRKSLYPFTFVKSCLDLRVGILTLREKWAKLALKFDVHYVANDADKEGLIWVSENVIPSVALLQLLQRLRVGEVLVQDGYVLACCYTHIDSYRVQEVDISVDLLKGIEDLFLLTGTEITHDFNHLVQSVQSSSISGTNQLLGNDLYVADRVSMECATLNTLQGPIYIDEDVTIMEGAHLRGPLYLGKGAVVKMGATIYGNVSVGKQSVIGGEIGNSVIGDFSAKGHHGYLGCSVIGDWCNLGAGTSNSNLKNNLKTVSIYDYALDSVRDTGLLKCGAFIGDYTRLGINSALNTGTVIGIASMLADTSFYAKFVPSFAWVFDGGAQTYEFDKFMAYLETLYASKGEELTEQIKDKLNQLNKKYN; from the coding sequence GTGAAAATCTTCTTTACAGATTGCTTTGATTCGATCCAATTGTTGGATAAGCTTAGCTCCCCATTAACTACTTTTGATAGAAAGAGTCTTTATCCATTTACTTTCGTGAAATCTTGTTTGGACCTTAGGGTTGGTATACTGACTTTACGGGAGAAATGGGCAAAATTAGCTTTAAAATTTGATGTACACTATGTTGCCAACGATGCGGATAAGGAGGGGCTTATATGGGTGTCTGAGAACGTTATTCCGTCAGTAGCCTTATTACAGCTTCTACAGCGCTTGCGTGTAGGAGAGGTCCTTGTACAGGACGGATACGTTTTAGCTTGTTGTTATACACATATAGACTCTTATCGTGTGCAAGAGGTTGATATATCCGTTGATCTATTAAAAGGGATAGAAGATCTGTTTTTGCTCACAGGAACTGAAATAACACATGATTTCAATCATCTGGTACAAAGTGTTCAGTCGTCCAGTATATCTGGAACAAATCAATTGTTGGGTAATGATCTTTATGTAGCTGATCGCGTTAGCATGGAATGTGCTACGCTCAATACCCTACAAGGTCCCATATATATCGATGAAGATGTTACAATTATGGAGGGCGCGCATTTGCGTGGTCCATTATATCTTGGTAAAGGAGCCGTTGTAAAAATGGGCGCTACGATTTATGGGAATGTTTCGGTAGGGAAGCAGAGTGTTATTGGGGGAGAGATCGGGAATTCGGTCATTGGTGATTTTTCGGCCAAGGGGCATCATGGTTATCTAGGGTGCTCGGTAATAGGAGATTGGTGTAATTTAGGAGCTGGTACCTCTAATTCCAATTTGAAGAATAACTTAAAGACTGTTTCAATTTACGATTATGCATTAGATAGTGTTCGGGATACAGGTCTTTTAAAATGCGGTGCCTTTATTGGAGACTATACTCGCCTTGGCATCAATTCGGCTTTAAATACAGGAACAGTAATTGGAATTGCAAGCATGCTAGCAGATACAAGTTTTTATGCTAAATTTGTACCGTCATTTGCTTGGGTGTTTGACGGAGGTGCTCAGACTTATGAATTTGATAAGTTTATGGCATATCTGGAGACGCTGTATGCATCAAAAGGGGAAGAGCTCACGGAGCAGATTAAAGATAAATTGAATCAACTTAACAAAAAATATAATTAA
- a CDS encoding type B 50S ribosomal protein L31, which produces MKKDLHPSNYRLVVFKDMSNDYAFITKSCVDTKETITWEDGNEYPVVKLEISHTSHPFYTGKMKLVDTAGRIDKFRNRYNKK; this is translated from the coding sequence ATGAAAAAAGATTTGCATCCTTCAAATTACAGATTAGTTGTATTTAAAGATATGTCAAATGACTATGCTTTTATTACAAAATCTTGTGTTGATACAAAAGAGACTATTACATGGGAAGACGGAAATGAGTATCCAGTTGTAAAATTAGAGATTTCTCATACATCACACCCTTTCTATACAGGTAAAATGAAATTGGTTGATACTGCTGGTCGTATCGACAAATTCCGTAACCGTTACAACAAAAAATAA
- the tpiA gene encoding triose-phosphate isomerase — MRKKIVAGNWKMNLDYQSGLSLFSEIINMAKDEVIGNQELVVCSPFIHLSSLGQLSKNVANVNIGAQNIHQAESGAYTGEISASQVKSVGASHVILGHSERRAYFGETDALLASKVDIALKHDLTPIFCIGETREERESGAFFDVIKTQLTDGLFHLSKEAFAAVVLAYEPVWAIGTGLTASPEQAQEVHKFIREVLADQYGQEIADNTSILYGGSCNPGNAKDLFAQADIDGGLIGGASLKSRDFIDIAKVFNG; from the coding sequence ATGCGTAAAAAAATCGTAGCTGGTAATTGGAAAATGAATTTAGACTATCAATCAGGATTGAGCTTGTTTTCTGAAATTATCAATATGGCCAAAGATGAAGTGATTGGAAACCAGGAATTGGTTGTTTGTAGTCCATTTATTCATTTGTCAAGTCTTGGGCAACTGTCTAAAAATGTCGCGAATGTAAATATTGGTGCTCAGAATATTCACCAAGCGGAGTCGGGTGCTTATACAGGTGAGATTTCGGCTTCACAAGTAAAATCAGTAGGTGCTTCACATGTTATTTTAGGTCACTCTGAAAGACGTGCTTATTTTGGTGAAACTGATGCATTGTTGGCATCTAAAGTGGATATTGCATTAAAGCATGATTTAACCCCAATATTCTGTATTGGAGAAACAAGAGAGGAACGCGAATCTGGAGCTTTCTTTGATGTGATCAAAACACAATTGACAGATGGATTGTTCCACTTGTCTAAAGAAGCTTTTGCAGCTGTGGTGTTGGCATATGAACCAGTTTGGGCAATTGGTACTGGCTTGACAGCTAGCCCTGAGCAAGCACAGGAGGTTCATAAATTTATTCGTGAGGTGTTAGCTGATCAATATGGTCAGGAGATTGCTGATAATACAAGTATTCTATATGGAGGGTCTTGTAATCCAGGTAATGCAAAAGATTTGTTTGCTCAAGCCGACATCGATGGTGGTTTGATTGGAGGTGCTTCTTTAAAATCGAGAGATTTTATTGATATCGCTAAAGTATTTAACGGCTAA